A region from the Chelmon rostratus isolate fCheRos1 chromosome 6, fCheRos1.pri, whole genome shotgun sequence genome encodes:
- the sephs1 gene encoding selenide, water dikinase 1, producing MSVRESFNPESYELDKNFRLTRFAELKGTGCKVPQDVLQKLLETLQENHYQEDEQFLGAVMPRLGIGMDTCVIPLRHGGLSLVQTTDYIYPIVDDPYMMGRIACANVLSDLYAMGVTECDNMLMLLGVSNKMSEKERDKVMPLIIQGFKDASEEAGTSVTGGQTVLNPWVVMGGVATTVCQPNEFIMPDNAVPGDVLVLTKPLGTQVAVAVHQWLDIPEKWNKIKLVVTREDVELAYHEAMMNMARLNRTAAGLMHTFNAHAATDITGFGILGHAQTLARQQRSEVSFVIHNLPVLGKMASVSKACGNMFGLMHGTCPETSGGLLICLPREQAARFCAEIKSPKYGEGHQAWIIGIVEKGNRTARIIDKPRIIEVAPQAATQNVNPTPGATS from the exons ATGTCCGTGAGGGAGTCCTTTAACCCTGAAAGCTATGAGCTGGACAAGAACTTCCGGCTCACACGCTTCGCTGAGCTCAAGGGCACAGGCTGCAAG GTGCCCCAAGATGTGTTACAGAAGCTGCTAGAAACCCTACAGGAGAACCACTATCAAGAAGATGAGCAGTTCCTGGGGGCAGTTATGCCTCGATTAG GCATAGGCATGGACACCTGTGTGATCCCTCTCAGACATGGAGGCCTTTCTCTGGTCCAGACGACAGATTACATCTACCCCATCGTGGATGACCCCTACATGATG GGAAGAATTGCTTGTGCCAATGTTCTAAGTGACCTGTACGCCATGGGAGTGACAGAGTGTGACAATATGTTGATGCTTCTGGGAGTCAGcaacaaaatgtcagagaaG gagagagacaaagtcaTGCCACTGATCATCCAGGGATTCAAGGATGCATCGGAGGAGGCAGGCACATCTGTAACAGGCGGACAGACGGTACTCAACCCCTGGGTGGTGATGGGAGGAGTTGCTACAACAGTCTGCCAGCCCAACGAATTTATCAT GCCAGATAATGCAGTGCCAGGAGATGTGTTGGTGCTGACCAAGCCACTTGGAACACAAGTGGCCGTTGCAGTACACCAGTGGCTAGATATT CCTGAGAAGTGGAACAAGATCAAGTTGGTGGTTACCCGGGAAGATGTAGAGCTGGCATACCATGAAGCCATGATGAACATGGCTCGGCTCAACAGGACAG cGGCTGGTCTCATGCACACCTTCAATGCTCACGCAGCCACCGACATCACAGGGTTCGGCATCCTCGGCCACGCTCAGACGTTGGCACGGCAACAGCGAAGCGAGGTGTCATTTGTCATCCACAACCTCCCAGTGCTCGGCAAGATGGCCTCGGTGTCCAAGGCCTGTGGGAACATGTTTGGGCTCATGCATGGCACCTGCCCTGAaacatcag GAGGCCTGCTTATCTGTCTGCCCCGGGAGCAGGCCGCCCGCTTCTGTGCCGAGATCAAATCCCCAAAATACGGCGAGGGCCACCAAGCGTGGATCATCGGGATTGTAGAGAAAGGAAACCGCACGGCTCGCATCATTGACAAACCGCGGATCATAGAGGTGGCGCCACAAGCGGCCACGCAGAATGTCAACCCAACTCCTGGTGCAACTTCTTAA
- the cpt1b gene encoding carnitine O-palmitoyltransferase 1, muscle isoform isoform X1, which translates to MAEAHQAVGFQFTVRPDGVDLKLSEEVIKNIYLSGVTAWKKRAIQFKNGVLAGVYPASPSSWLIVVIAMMSSLYTRIDPSLGMIDAIKENLPHRDYVSVQTRAVLSAVLFATGLWLFLIYLLRYTLKALLSYHGWIFESHGKMSTSTKVWLSLVKMFSGRRPLLYSFQASLPRLPVPSVDDTIHRYLESVRPLLDSEQYNQMEILANDFKDSKAAQLQRYLILKSWWATNYVSDWWEEYIYLRGRSPIMVNSNFYTMDLLYVIPTHRQAARAGNVVHAMLQYRRKLERGEHAPLRALGTVPMCSTQMERMFNTTRIPGIETDIVQHLTDRKHLLVYHKGRFFQVWLYTGGRHLLPSELETQFQRILNDTSEPQPGELKLAALTAGNRVPWARARIKYFGQGVNKVSLDAIESAAFFLTLDDEAQGYDPAKTGSLDSYAKSLLHGKCYDRWFDKSFTLISYPNGKMGINAEHSWADAPIIGHMWEYVLATDCFHLGYTEEGHCKGDVNKGLPYPTRLQWQIPKECQDVIETSYLSAKQIADDVDFHGCLFTEFGKGLIKKCRTSPDAFIQLALQLAQFRDQGVFCLTYESSMTRMFRDGRTETVRSCTSEAVAFVRAMEDAGATNAQRLALFRKAADKHQNMYRLAMTGSGIDRHLFCLYIVSKYLGVDSPFLKKVLSEPWKLSTSQTPQQQLNLVDINKFPKYVGAGGGFGPVADDGYGVSYIIVGENLITFHISSKFSSPDTDSYRFGQHIWKAMLDIQTLFKSENDKKTKENAKHVQLENGKKHI; encoded by the exons ATGGCTGAGGCGCATCAGGCGGTGGGCTTCCAGTTCACCGTGCGCCCGGATGGTGTGGACCTTAAACTGAGTGAAGAGGTCATCAAAAACATCTACCTGTCAGGAGTGACGGCATGGAAGAAGCGAGCCATTCAATTCAAG AATGGCGTGTTGGCCGGTGTCTATCCCGCCAGTCCGTCCAGTTGGCTGATAGTTGTGATTGCCATGATGAGTTCCTTGTATACCCGCATTGACCCCTCTCTGGGAATGATTGACGCAATCAAGGAAAACCTACCACACAG AGACTATGTGTCAGTGCAGACCCGAGCTGTGCTGAGCGCCGTCCTGTTTGCCACTGGACTTTGGCTGTTCCTCATCTACCTCTTGAGATATACTCTTAAAGCTCTGCTCTCCTACCATGGATGGATTTTCGAATCCCACGGAAAAATGAGCACATCAACCAAAGTGTGGCTG AGCCTGGTGAAGATGTTCTCTGGCCGCAGGCCACTGCTCTACAGTTTCCAGGCCTCCTTACCCAGGCTCCCTGTGCCCAGTGTGGATGATACAATTCACAGG TACCTTGAGTCAGTCCGTCCTCTGCTGGACAGCGAACAGTACAACCAAATGGAGATTTTGGCCAATGACTTTAAAGATTCCAAAGCAGCCCAGTTGCAGAGATACCTCATCCTAAAATCCTGGTGGGCAACAAATTAT GTAAGTGACTGGTGGGAGGAGTACATCTACCTCAGGGGCAGGAGTCCTATCATGGTGAACAGTAACTTCTATACAATG GACCTCTTGTACGTGATCCCGACACACCGACAGGCTGCGCGGGCAGGGAACGTGGTCCACGCCATGCTGCAGTACAGGCGCAAACTGGAACGTGGTGAACATGCACCG CTGAGGGCTTTGGGGACCGTTCCTATGTGTTCCACTCAGATGGAGAGAATGTTTAACACCACCCGCATCCCTGGGATTGAAACAG ATATTGTGCAGCACCTGACTGATCGTAAGCACCTGCTTGTCTACCACAAGGGCCGTTTCTTCCAAGTGTGGCTGTACACTGGAGGGCGTCACCTCCTACCCAGTGAACTTGAGACACAGTTTCAAAGGATCCTCAATGACACATCAGAACCCCAGCCAGGGGAACTCAAATTAGCTGCCCTGACTGCAGGAAACAG AGTTCCATGGGCTCGGGCTCGGATTAAATATTTCGGCCAGGGAGTGAACAAAGTGTCCCTGGATGCCATTGAGTCAGCTGCCTTCTTCCTGACACTAGATGATGAGGCGCAGGGTTATGACCCTGCAAAGACCGGCTCACTTGACAGTTATGCCAAGTCTTTGCTTCATGGAAAATGTTATGACAG gTGGTTTGACAAGTCTTTCACCTTGATCTCTTATCCAAATGGAAAAATGGGTATAAATGCTGAACATTCTTGGGCTGATGCACCAATCATAGGACATATGTGGGAG TATGTCCTTGCAACAGACTGCTTCCATCTTGGCTACACGGAGGAGGGGCACTGTAAAGGGGATGTGAACAAAGGCTTGCCTTATCCCACTCGACTGCAGTGGCAGATTCCAAAGGAG TGCCAAGACGTCATTGAGACCTCATACCTATCAGCCAAGCAGATCGCTGATGACGTGGACTTCCATGGCTGTCTGTTCACTGAGTTTGGCAAAGGTCTGATCAAGAAGTGCAGGACCAGCCCCGATGCCTTTATTCAGCTCGCCCTGCAGCTGGCCCAGTTCAGG GACCAGGGAGTGTTCTGTCTGACTTACGAGTCATCGATGACTCGTATGTTCAGAGACGGTCGGACAGAGACGGTACGCTCCTGCACGTCTGAGGCTGTTGCATTCGTCAGAGCCATGGAGGATGCAGGTGCAACA aATGCCCAGAGACTTGCGCTTTTTCGGAAGGCAGCGGATAAGCATCAAAACATGTATCGTCTGGCCATGACTGGTTCTGGTATCGACCGTCACCTATTCTGTCTCTACATTGTGTCTAAATACCTTGGTGTCGACTCGCCATTTCTTAAGAAG GTGCTTTCCGAGCCCTGGAAGTTGTCTACCAGCCAGACtccgcagcagcagctcaaTTTAGTTGACATCAACAAGTTCCCTAAATATGTGGGCGCTGGTGGTGGATTTGGCCCA GTTGCTGATGATGGTTATGGTGTGTCTTATATAATTGTTGGAGAAAACCTCATCACATTCCACATCTCCAGCAAGTTCTCCAGCCCTGACACA GACTCGTATCGGTTTGGTCAGCACATATGGAAGGCCATGCTCGATATCCAAACACTTTTCAAATCAGAAAATGATAAGAAGACGAAGGAGAATGCAAAGCATGTACAGCTGGAAAATGGGAAAAAGCACATATAA
- the LOC121608524 gene encoding actin-binding protein IPP yields MVTVQTGTHAFHVDLRRLSECSEYFRALSQSRMRETSESLIHLDHVPSTIFYNLLEFSFYNTFKVPWEELDTHIQVSSYLLTEAFLVKCLSVLADKLSPGNCLSYLRLAQEICCVELRMTVFTYLSRNLLEMSHLIKRLNDEERDEVVHLRTQGERRLCSLRKENLTSWKDPETERARHVFTLKGSEDSGDWYPVTELPFMADKWCFTTVVLYNYLYIIGGYRQRVKRGWEFKMASFRYNPFTHTWVATAPLIKHRRHFSAVACGGCIYAVGGWYLDSLVTPDSSTALYTAVECYDPWEDAWRFVSPLPLTDFQFTMSLSHDVPLVTSLGYSLYVLGSIQRTGEKLLLHYDTRQDSWSELLPTLTRADADLPALYFLGATDRLLVIGGNNSENVVTSFCLQSQRWGLVHRAEKVAFAGQGTVIGDQVLMPSIEHNTVARMDLQTLSLSALPPLPISTRYEAIFYLHF; encoded by the exons ATGGTTACGGTCCAAACCGGCACACATGCATTCCAT GTGGACCTCAGGAGGCTCTCCGAGTGCAGCGAGTACTTCCGAGCCTTGTCCCAGTCCAGAATGAGAGAGACTTCAGAGAGCCTCATCCATCTGGACCACGTGCCCTCCACCATCTTCTACAATCTTCTTGAGTTCTCCTTCTATAATACGTTTAAAGTACCTTGGGAGGAGTTGGACACACATATCCAG GTCAGTAGCTATCTCCTGACTGAGGCCTTCCTCGTAAAGTGCCTGTCAGTCCTGGCAGATAAACTCAGCCCAGGTAACTGTTTGTCCTACCTGAGACTGGCTCAGGAGATCTGCTGTGTGGAGCTAAGGATGACAGTGTTCACCTACCTGAGCAGAAACCTGCTGGAAATGTCTCATCTCATCAA GCGTCTGAATGATGAAGAGAGGGACGAAGTTGTCCACCTGAGGACACAAGGAGAACGACGTCTCTGCAGCCTCAGGAAAGAGAACCTGACTTCTTGGAAAGACCCAGAAACAGAACGAGCACGACATGTCTTCACTCTGAAAGGTTCAGAGGACAGCGGAGATTGGTATCCAGTGACAGAGCTTCCTTTCATGGCTGATAAGTGGTGTTTCACGACAGTGGTCCTGTATAACTACCTGTACATTATAGGAGGTTACCGACAGCGTGTGAAGAGAGGCTGGGAGTTCAAGATGGCTTCCTTTAGGTATAATCCCTTCACTCATACATGGGTCGCCACGGCTCCTCTGATTAAG CACAGACGGCACTTCAGTGCTGTGGCCTGCGGAGGCTGCATTTACGCCGTGGGAGGCTGGTACTTGGACTCGCTGGTGACTCCGGACTCCAGCACGGCTCTCTATACAGCTGTGGAATGCTATGACCCCTGGGAAGACGCATGGAG GTTTGTCTCCCCGCTGCCGCTCACTGACTTCCAGTTCACCATGTCCTTGTCCCATGACGTGCCCCTTGTCACTAGTCTTGGATACTCACTGTATGTGTTGGGGAGCATCCAGAGGACCGGAGAGAAACTGCTGCTACACTACGACACAAGACAAG aCTCCTGGTCTGAGCTGCTTCCCACTCTTACCAGAGCAGATGCAGACCTCCCTGCGCTTTACTTCCTGGGtgccactgacaggctgctTGTGATTGGTGGGAACAACTCAGAGAATGTGGTGACATCATTCTGCTTGCAGTCCCAAAGATGGGGACTG gtGCACAGGGCTGAGAAAGTGGCATTTGCAGGACAGGGGACAGTTATTGGTGACCAGGTCCTGATGCCAAGTATAGAGCACAACACTGTTGCAAGGATGGATCTGCAAACTCTATCCCTCAgtgctcttcctcctctgcccaTCTCCACCCGCTATGAAGCTATCTTTTATCTTCACTTTTAA
- the cpt1b gene encoding carnitine O-palmitoyltransferase 1, muscle isoform isoform X2: MSTSTKVWLSLVKMFSGRRPLLYSFQASLPRLPVPSVDDTIHRYLESVRPLLDSEQYNQMEILANDFKDSKAAQLQRYLILKSWWATNYVSDWWEEYIYLRGRSPIMVNSNFYTMDLLYVIPTHRQAARAGNVVHAMLQYRRKLERGEHAPLRALGTVPMCSTQMERMFNTTRIPGIETDIVQHLTDRKHLLVYHKGRFFQVWLYTGGRHLLPSELETQFQRILNDTSEPQPGELKLAALTAGNRVPWARARIKYFGQGVNKVSLDAIESAAFFLTLDDEAQGYDPAKTGSLDSYAKSLLHGKCYDRWFDKSFTLISYPNGKMGINAEHSWADAPIIGHMWEYVLATDCFHLGYTEEGHCKGDVNKGLPYPTRLQWQIPKECQDVIETSYLSAKQIADDVDFHGCLFTEFGKGLIKKCRTSPDAFIQLALQLAQFRDQGVFCLTYESSMTRMFRDGRTETVRSCTSEAVAFVRAMEDAGATNAQRLALFRKAADKHQNMYRLAMTGSGIDRHLFCLYIVSKYLGVDSPFLKKVLSEPWKLSTSQTPQQQLNLVDINKFPKYVGAGGGFGPVADDGYGVSYIIVGENLITFHISSKFSSPDTDSYRFGQHIWKAMLDIQTLFKSENDKKTKENAKHVQLENGKKHI, translated from the exons ATGAGCACATCAACCAAAGTGTGGCTG AGCCTGGTGAAGATGTTCTCTGGCCGCAGGCCACTGCTCTACAGTTTCCAGGCCTCCTTACCCAGGCTCCCTGTGCCCAGTGTGGATGATACAATTCACAGG TACCTTGAGTCAGTCCGTCCTCTGCTGGACAGCGAACAGTACAACCAAATGGAGATTTTGGCCAATGACTTTAAAGATTCCAAAGCAGCCCAGTTGCAGAGATACCTCATCCTAAAATCCTGGTGGGCAACAAATTAT GTAAGTGACTGGTGGGAGGAGTACATCTACCTCAGGGGCAGGAGTCCTATCATGGTGAACAGTAACTTCTATACAATG GACCTCTTGTACGTGATCCCGACACACCGACAGGCTGCGCGGGCAGGGAACGTGGTCCACGCCATGCTGCAGTACAGGCGCAAACTGGAACGTGGTGAACATGCACCG CTGAGGGCTTTGGGGACCGTTCCTATGTGTTCCACTCAGATGGAGAGAATGTTTAACACCACCCGCATCCCTGGGATTGAAACAG ATATTGTGCAGCACCTGACTGATCGTAAGCACCTGCTTGTCTACCACAAGGGCCGTTTCTTCCAAGTGTGGCTGTACACTGGAGGGCGTCACCTCCTACCCAGTGAACTTGAGACACAGTTTCAAAGGATCCTCAATGACACATCAGAACCCCAGCCAGGGGAACTCAAATTAGCTGCCCTGACTGCAGGAAACAG AGTTCCATGGGCTCGGGCTCGGATTAAATATTTCGGCCAGGGAGTGAACAAAGTGTCCCTGGATGCCATTGAGTCAGCTGCCTTCTTCCTGACACTAGATGATGAGGCGCAGGGTTATGACCCTGCAAAGACCGGCTCACTTGACAGTTATGCCAAGTCTTTGCTTCATGGAAAATGTTATGACAG gTGGTTTGACAAGTCTTTCACCTTGATCTCTTATCCAAATGGAAAAATGGGTATAAATGCTGAACATTCTTGGGCTGATGCACCAATCATAGGACATATGTGGGAG TATGTCCTTGCAACAGACTGCTTCCATCTTGGCTACACGGAGGAGGGGCACTGTAAAGGGGATGTGAACAAAGGCTTGCCTTATCCCACTCGACTGCAGTGGCAGATTCCAAAGGAG TGCCAAGACGTCATTGAGACCTCATACCTATCAGCCAAGCAGATCGCTGATGACGTGGACTTCCATGGCTGTCTGTTCACTGAGTTTGGCAAAGGTCTGATCAAGAAGTGCAGGACCAGCCCCGATGCCTTTATTCAGCTCGCCCTGCAGCTGGCCCAGTTCAGG GACCAGGGAGTGTTCTGTCTGACTTACGAGTCATCGATGACTCGTATGTTCAGAGACGGTCGGACAGAGACGGTACGCTCCTGCACGTCTGAGGCTGTTGCATTCGTCAGAGCCATGGAGGATGCAGGTGCAACA aATGCCCAGAGACTTGCGCTTTTTCGGAAGGCAGCGGATAAGCATCAAAACATGTATCGTCTGGCCATGACTGGTTCTGGTATCGACCGTCACCTATTCTGTCTCTACATTGTGTCTAAATACCTTGGTGTCGACTCGCCATTTCTTAAGAAG GTGCTTTCCGAGCCCTGGAAGTTGTCTACCAGCCAGACtccgcagcagcagctcaaTTTAGTTGACATCAACAAGTTCCCTAAATATGTGGGCGCTGGTGGTGGATTTGGCCCA GTTGCTGATGATGGTTATGGTGTGTCTTATATAATTGTTGGAGAAAACCTCATCACATTCCACATCTCCAGCAAGTTCTCCAGCCCTGACACA GACTCGTATCGGTTTGGTCAGCACATATGGAAGGCCATGCTCGATATCCAAACACTTTTCAAATCAGAAAATGATAAGAAGACGAAGGAGAATGCAAAGCATGTACAGCTGGAAAATGGGAAAAAGCACATATAA
- the bend7 gene encoding BEN domain-containing protein 7 codes for MEFGERKRRRKSQSFKLVTDEDSDPSYMMNPSCKDANGEPKGPAVPDVWVEEEGIKIKRQITGMMRLLSDKTGRVYQRVGTEQDSLTKEPQDGHLTWAHQPAPLSLVSDDHHSNSWNCAGDPGPSPSSISASIPNGPVCGQYSTRSKAVRILTNSKDLIKVNEANADVVPPAVPDPPCCMCNCKGTLQAILQEMRAMRRLMQTQKASLERQEQAASPCQPRFVPGPAPRCRPRKRRPIYKVAPLAVTSSRRAALAPLEASPLKPAPAESGKREECEKEQDSSPPNSHPASSGVSVLPPQNNPATVNNTHKPLLSQLREPQLLESEVRLAEDYDVFISKAQLDSILVNYTRSGSLLFRKLVCAFFDDATLANSLPNGKRKRGLNDNRKGLDQNIVGAIKVFTEKYCTEHRIDKLPGPRDWVQILQDQIKLARRRLKRDAAEAEEALNGPSTSCDSNKPANVKGAEVNMSG; via the exons ATTCTGACCCTTCATATATGATGAATCCCAGCTGCAAAGATGCCAACGGAGAGCCGAAGGGCCCTGCTGTGCCTGATG tttgggtggaggaggagggcatcAAGATCAAGAGGCAAATCACAGGAATGATGAGGCTTCTGAGCGATAAGACTGGCAGGGTATATCAGCGTGTGGGAACAGAGCAGGACAGCTTAACAAAGGAGCCCCAGGATGGGCATCTGACCTGGGCACATCAGCCTGCACCTTTATCTCTTGTGTCAGATGACCACCACAGCAACAGCTGGAACTGTGCAGGGGACCCAGGGCCTTCACCTTCGTCCATATCCGCCAGCATCCCAAACGGTCCAGTCTGTGGCCAGTACAGCACCCGCTCTAAAGCCGTGAGGATCCTCACCAACAGCAAGGATCTGATCAAAGTGAACGAAGCCAACG CAGATGTAGTCCCTCCTGCTGTGCCAGACCCCCCCTGCTGTATGTGTAACTGTAAGGGCACCTTGCAGGCTATTTTGCAGGAAATGCGTGCCATGAGGAGGCTGATGCAGACTCAAAAAG CATCCTTGGAAAGACAGGAACAGGCAGCATCACCATGCCAACCTCGTTTTGTTCCAGGCCCCGCTCCTCGCTGTAGGCCCCGCAAGAGGAGGCCAATCTATAAGGTGGCACCACTTGCTGTGACCAGTAGTAGAAGAGCTGCTCTTGCCCCTCTCGAGGCATCGCCACTCAAACCCGCACCTGCAGAATCTGGAAAGAGGGAAGAATGTGAGAAAGAGCAAGACTCATCTCCACCCAACAGCCATCCAGCCTCCTCTGGGGTTTCAGTACTGCCACCGCAGAACAATCCAGCAACtgtcaacaacacacacaagcctcTCCTGAGCCAACTAAGGGAACCTCAGTTGTTAGAG TCGGAGGTGCGTCTTGCAGAGGATTATGATGTGTTTATCTCAAAGGCTCAGCTAGACTCCATTCTGGTCAACTATACACGCTCTGGCAGCCTGCTGTTCAGGAAACTG GTGTGTGCCTTCTTCGACGATGCTACCCTGGCTAACTCCCTGCCAAATGGTAAAAGGAAGAGAGGGCTCAATGATAACCGTAAGGGCTTGGACCAGAACATTGTGGGTGCCATTAAAG TGTTTACAGAGAAATACTGCACTGAACACAGAATAGATAAGTTGCCGGGGCCACGTGATTGGGTTCAGATCCTTCAAGATCAGATCAAACTTGCCAGAAGGAGGCTGAAAAGAG ATGctgcagaagcagaagaagccTTAAATGGACCTTCCACAA GCTGTGACTCTAACAAGCCTGCAAATGTGAAAGGGGCAGAGGTGAACATGAGTGGTTGA